In the Flagellimonas sp. HMM57 genome, one interval contains:
- a CDS encoding SusD/RagB family nutrient-binding outer membrane lipoprotein, translated as MMKLMVIRVLTWLLPLRKSKSRTKLYPIVQRIDYKTQSTHLKLYLSFVLVFVFSSSCTKDFEEINTNPNQPLSVQPSLLLRQVIYDYGEQMSYEGFTGGNLLGQYTTALDFNLFDRHDLKSPQLGGNPWPIFFQNLRDNESIIQLALENETFAVYEGPSRILKAYMAAALTDLFGDVPYFEAFRGKEGTVTPVYNTQESIYTGEDGILDNLNKGITALENYTGSIPLEGDILFNGDLEGWIRFANSLRIKSLMRISSQTDVSAELQSIFTNGDFIDENEENAIFNFTDGEPNNFRLARLRIGDFNNFVMSETMEEILVGFNDPRIATLFRPFSNSDSGEFNGLLNGIDATQNAAILADFSLAGTIFRENTGDLDANFMTSWETHFLLAEAAERGWITADAQELYEIGVTQAFEYWQVALPADYLTNSALYGAGGDASIQQILTQKWIANIINGYEGWIEYRRTGFPELKTLSASLNNDIIPVRMPYPAEEEALNSVNYADAASRTDGNSINVPVWWDED; from the coding sequence ATGATGAAATTGATGGTTATAAGAGTACTAACATGGCTACTGCCCCTAAGGAAATCAAAAAGCAGGACAAAGCTGTATCCTATTGTCCAACGAATTGATTATAAGACCCAAAGTACCCATTTAAAATTGTATTTGAGCTTTGTACTTGTGTTTGTATTTTCCAGCTCCTGTACTAAGGATTTTGAGGAAATCAATACCAATCCCAATCAGCCTTTATCCGTACAGCCAAGTTTGTTGCTTAGACAGGTAATTTATGATTATGGGGAGCAAATGTCGTATGAAGGCTTTACCGGGGGTAATCTTTTGGGACAGTATACCACGGCCTTGGATTTCAATCTTTTTGATAGACACGATTTAAAGTCGCCGCAATTGGGAGGCAATCCATGGCCTATATTCTTTCAAAACCTACGGGATAACGAAAGTATTATCCAGTTGGCCCTCGAAAATGAAACCTTTGCGGTTTACGAAGGCCCTTCCCGAATTCTAAAAGCCTATATGGCAGCCGCACTTACGGACCTTTTTGGGGATGTCCCCTATTTTGAGGCATTTCGCGGAAAAGAGGGAACAGTTACTCCCGTCTATAACACCCAAGAAAGTATTTATACTGGAGAAGATGGTATTTTAGACAACCTCAACAAAGGAATTACTGCCCTGGAAAATTATACGGGCAGTATTCCCTTAGAAGGTGATATTCTTTTTAATGGCGATCTGGAAGGATGGATTCGATTTGCAAATTCCCTTCGGATAAAATCCTTGATGCGAATTTCAAGTCAAACGGATGTCTCCGCAGAATTACAATCCATTTTTACGAATGGAGATTTCATCGATGAAAATGAAGAGAACGCCATTTTCAATTTTACGGATGGAGAACCCAACAATTTCCGTTTAGCTCGATTACGTATTGGTGACTTCAACAACTTTGTCATGTCCGAAACCATGGAAGAGATTCTAGTAGGATTCAATGACCCAAGGATTGCAACACTTTTTAGACCTTTTAGCAATAGTGATTCAGGGGAATTTAATGGATTGCTCAATGGCATCGACGCTACACAGAACGCTGCTATACTTGCCGACTTTTCATTGGCGGGAACCATCTTTAGGGAAAATACAGGGGATTTGGATGCCAACTTCATGACCAGTTGGGAAACTCATTTTCTTTTGGCCGAAGCTGCTGAACGCGGATGGATCACAGCGGATGCACAAGAATTGTATGAAATTGGAGTGACACAAGCTTTTGAATACTGGCAAGTAGCACTTCCAGCAGATTATTTGACCAATAGTGCGCTATACGGTGCAGGGGGTGATGCCTCAATTCAGCAAATACTGACCCAAAAATGGATCGCCAATATCATAAACGGCTATGAAGGTTGGATCGAATATCGCAGAACAGGCTTTCCGGAGTTAAAGACGCTATCCGCAAGTTTAAACAATGATATTATCCCTGTTCGTATGCCCTATCCGGCAGAAGAGGAAGCGCTCAATAGTGTGAATTATGCCGATGCAGCTTCCAGAACGGATGGAAATAGTATAAATGTACCTGTTTGGTGGGATGAAGATTGA
- a CDS encoding sodium:solute symporter — translation MTGAIFWQWGLVIASSLVLFLLAPFAKNTNQFFNAVYQKKTPNSLVLMGSLVISWIFAKSITNAANLGLEFGLVGGAAYAAYYLSFAVAGIVIYRMRKFGGYTSIHHFLTSKFGKSAVAVFSILITIRLFNEVWSNTMVIGSYFGDMGSTPYYLSILVFTALTLAYALKGGLSSSIFTDSIQMVLFSILLIVILWNVFAADASFSAGTVLKSGIWSFETGLNLLFAAVLQSFSYPFHDPVLTDRGFLSSHKITLKSFLWASLVGGLCIVLFSVIGIYAQHQGFAGQAAVVVGQSFGIVILLVINFIMITSAASTLDSTFSSFSKLLSIDLKLGNSLKFGRIAMILIALLGTIPVFLDAEILSATTISGTMVIGLTPIFMFWKKSPPKISFHLSVFCGLLFGFLLIFDWFPKSLILTTGRYADLLWINFWGILCCILLYLTPLWIRR, via the coding sequence ATGACTGGCGCAATTTTTTGGCAATGGGGTTTGGTAATAGCATCTAGCTTGGTGTTGTTCCTACTTGCTCCCTTTGCTAAAAATACCAATCAGTTTTTTAATGCTGTTTATCAAAAAAAGACCCCTAACAGCCTTGTGCTCATGGGGTCTTTGGTCATTTCCTGGATTTTTGCAAAAAGTATAACCAATGCCGCCAATTTGGGACTGGAGTTTGGGTTGGTCGGTGGCGCGGCCTATGCAGCCTACTACTTGTCTTTTGCCGTGGCAGGTATTGTCATCTATCGCATGCGAAAATTTGGGGGTTATACCAGTATCCATCATTTTCTTACCTCCAAATTTGGAAAAAGTGCGGTTGCGGTATTTTCAATTTTGATTACTATTCGTTTGTTCAATGAGGTTTGGAGCAACACTATGGTCATCGGCTCTTATTTTGGGGATATGGGTTCCACACCTTACTACCTTTCTATATTGGTTTTTACCGCGTTGACTTTGGCCTATGCATTAAAGGGAGGATTGAGTAGCTCCATTTTTACGGATAGCATTCAAATGGTATTGTTCTCCATATTGCTCATTGTTATTTTGTGGAACGTTTTTGCGGCAGATGCCAGCTTTTCTGCAGGGACGGTATTAAAATCGGGAATTTGGTCTTTTGAAACCGGACTCAATTTGCTCTTTGCAGCTGTGCTTCAATCGTTTAGCTATCCTTTTCACGACCCTGTTTTAACGGATAGGGGATTTTTAAGTTCCCATAAAATTACCTTGAAAAGCTTTCTGTGGGCCAGCCTTGTTGGTGGATTGTGCATCGTACTGTTCAGTGTTATCGGTATTTATGCGCAACATCAAGGTTTTGCCGGGCAGGCAGCGGTTGTTGTTGGGCAGTCCTTTGGCATTGTTATTCTATTGGTCATCAATTTTATCATGATTACTTCGGCAGCTTCCACTTTGGATTCCACATTTTCTTCTTTTTCCAAGTTGCTTTCCATTGATTTAAAACTCGGAAATAGTTTAAAATTTGGTCGTATTGCCATGATCTTGATTGCCCTATTGGGTACCATTCCGGTTTTTTTGGATGCTGAAATTCTATCGGCCACTACCATTAGCGGGACTATGGTCATTGGTTTGACCCCTATTTTTATGTTCTGGAAGAAATCACCTCCTAAAATCAGTTTTCATTTGAGTGTTTTCTGTGGTTTGCTGTTTGGTTTCCTCTTGATTTTCGATTGGTTTCCAAAATCATTGATATTGACTACTGGAAGGTATGCCGATTTACTCTGGATCAATTTCTGGGGCATTCTATGTTGTATCCTATTATATTTGACACCGCTATGGATAAGAAGATAA
- a CDS encoding arsenosugar biosynthesis-associated peroxidase-like protein: MADSYYDPKDLRKFGKITEWSEELGTKFFDYYGKVFEEGALSAREKSLIALAVSHVVKCPYCIDAYTKDGLQKGITKEEMMEAVHVGAAIESGATLVHGVQMMNKYNKLSM; this comes from the coding sequence ATGGCAGATTCGTATTACGACCCCAAGGACCTTAGAAAATTTGGAAAAATCACGGAGTGGAGCGAGGAGCTCGGAACAAAATTCTTTGATTATTATGGTAAGGTTTTCGAAGAAGGTGCACTAAGTGCTAGAGAGAAGTCTTTGATCGCCCTTGCAGTATCCCATGTGGTAAAATGTCCGTATTGTATAGACGCCTATACCAAGGATGGACTGCAAAAGGGAATTACCAAAGAAGAAATGATGGAAGCCGTACACGTTGGTGCCGCTATTGAAAGTGGTGCCACTTTGGTACATGGCGTACAAATGATGAACAAATACAACAAATTATCCATGTAA
- the arsS gene encoding arsenosugar biosynthesis radical SAM (seleno)protein ArsS (Some members of this family are selenoproteins.), translating to MKGQENELAATNKQLEILNGGVFAEGELPYFKDKIAEIGHFPLRPRKLEILQINVGYMCNQVCEHCHVDAGPDRKEIMTRETMQQCLEVIKNTGAHTLDLTGGAPEMNPDFRWFVEEAAKAGIKDFIVRSNLTIIRANKKYYDLPDFFKKHNVHVISSMPHYTRGKTDKQRGDGVFDKSIKALQELNARGYGMPGSDLRLDLVYNPSGAYLPGDQAAMEKDFKKALDEDFGIQFHNLFAITNLPIARFLDYLIASENYEDYMYALVEAYNPAAVANVMCTNTISISWDGWLYDCDFNQMLNLKVASKVKHIKDYNEDILNDRNIIISQHCYGCTAGAGSSCQGTVA from the coding sequence ATGAAAGGCCAAGAAAATGAGCTGGCGGCGACCAACAAGCAATTGGAAATCCTGAACGGTGGAGTTTTTGCGGAAGGGGAACTCCCATATTTCAAGGATAAAATAGCTGAAATTGGCCATTTTCCGCTTCGGCCCAGAAAGTTGGAGATTCTACAGATCAATGTTGGGTATATGTGCAACCAGGTTTGCGAACACTGTCACGTGGATGCCGGACCCGACCGGAAGGAAATCATGACCCGTGAAACGATGCAGCAATGTTTGGAAGTCATTAAAAATACAGGTGCGCATACCTTGGACCTTACCGGTGGTGCCCCGGAGATGAATCCGGATTTTCGTTGGTTTGTGGAAGAGGCTGCCAAGGCGGGCATCAAGGATTTTATCGTGCGTTCCAATCTCACTATCATCCGTGCAAATAAAAAATACTATGATCTGCCAGATTTCTTTAAAAAGCACAATGTTCATGTGATTTCATCCATGCCGCACTATACCCGTGGGAAAACCGATAAGCAGCGTGGAGACGGGGTTTTTGATAAGTCCATAAAAGCATTACAAGAATTGAATGCGAGAGGATACGGAATGCCGGGTAGCGATTTGCGATTGGATTTGGTCTACAATCCTTCTGGAGCATATTTACCAGGAGATCAGGCGGCCATGGAAAAGGATTTTAAAAAGGCGTTGGACGAAGACTTCGGCATTCAGTTTCATAATCTCTTTGCCATTACCAACTTGCCGATTGCCCGTTTCTTGGATTACCTCATCGCCTCCGAAAACTATGAGGACTATATGTACGCTTTGGTGGAAGCCTATAATCCTGCTGCTGTGGCCAATGTAATGTGTACCAATACCATTTCCATTAGTTGGGACGGCTGGTTGTACGATTGTGACTTTAACCAAATGCTGAACCTAAAGGTCGCCAGCAAGGTAAAACACATTAAGGACTATAACGAGGATATCCTAAACGATAGGAATATTATCATTTCCCAGCATTGTTATGGGTGTACTGCGGGTGCAGGGAGTAGTTGTCAGGGGACGGTGGCTTAG
- a CDS encoding Crp/Fnr family transcriptional regulator, translating into MEEIKKFIDRIYPMRGADWGFFSSKLQKQTLKKNTTLIKIGGVENYLSFISEGIVRYYIPQEESDLTFGFLFENEFVTAYDSFITQTPSPYQIETLTNTTLWRIAFQDLQEVYKKTESGNLIGRRMAENMFLIKSKREIALLSKTAEERYLDLFRERPKLLKQIPLKYIASYIGVTPQALSRIRKRIT; encoded by the coding sequence ATGGAAGAAATCAAAAAGTTCATAGACCGTATCTATCCAATGCGTGGTGCTGATTGGGGTTTCTTTTCTTCTAAACTGCAGAAGCAAACCCTAAAGAAAAACACCACGCTTATCAAAATCGGTGGAGTTGAGAACTACCTATCTTTTATTTCCGAAGGGATAGTGCGGTATTATATTCCCCAAGAAGAAAGTGACTTGACGTTTGGCTTTTTATTTGAAAACGAATTTGTCACGGCTTACGATTCCTTTATCACCCAAACGCCTTCTCCCTATCAAATAGAAACGCTGACCAACACGACCTTGTGGCGCATAGCGTTCCAAGACCTTCAAGAGGTGTATAAAAAAACAGAAAGTGGAAATCTCATTGGGCGGAGAATGGCCGAAAATATGTTTTTGATAAAGTCGAAACGAGAAATCGCCCTATTGAGCAAAACCGCAGAAGAACGTTATTTGGACCTGTTCCGGGAACGTCCCAAATTATTGAAACAGATTCCCCTAAAATACATTGCCTCGTATATTGGAGTTACCCCTCAAGCCTTGAGCCGAATACGAAAGCGAATTACTTAA